A single genomic interval of Chitinophaga sp. 180180018-3 harbors:
- a CDS encoding SusC/RagA family TonB-linked outer membrane protein produces MRKKFKRSFISAGLLLAGLCCSHSLQAQHPRPAAIGIIKNEQNEILPGVMVKMENATNKVLANTTTNEKGIFTFSKLPAGGPYRFVFTQMGYAPDTLGGYLINDSSKLSLSVVLKKKVEELSQVLVTALGIKREKKALGYSVEELGGKEFSRVNQENLLNSISGKVAGVTINSTGGTGSSVSMIIRGATSLSSDNQPLFVVDGVPLANTVNNISQIGKDNMVDYGNAISDINMDNIESVTILKGPSAAALYGSRAGNGVVLITTKSGKKVNKVTVDAYVSSVFDIPYKYLKWQHKFGAGQFSGIPVSRSGNMLTNPFGSIIQENVDATFGAELDMGYDEVQWNSPKDQNGKPIPTPLVSHKDNVKNFVNTGITTVAGASIANNNDKVAYRLSYTNMSNKGIIPNTNLYKNSLNLNTSLQVNSKFSISTNIDFSRNNSSNRPAGDRGANPLQAVYSISPHIDVRDLRDYWMPGQEGIQQRTQYNGVFNNPYFLAYEVKNGFVRDRVFGNIRADWKILPSLSLMVRYALDTYDEKRETKISNSYLNNPGGAYGIINLANYERNMDMLLTYKKDIHNFDFTLSAGGNMRYQNGKNITTSTKDGTGLNTPGVFTIQNISPANLNYLSSRYEKGVNSVYGMLNVGYKGMVYLDVTGRNDWSSTLPNAVSYFYPSTSLSILLNEIAGITSDNINMIKLRGGAAQVGNDASPYQLVATLSSIGSWGDIARLSTSGTLLNPYLKPEIATSYEGGVDINLFRNRLRFAGTWYIVENKNQIFNPKTPPSSGYSSRSINAGLLRSRGIELTLGGTPVATSRWRWDVNVNFTRNRTRIISLPNDLPYYTLWEEGKGGAWTYVGEDIGDIYDAQVVTVTDKSSPYYGYPLLDNNGKWQSIDAINTRNKIGNFNPDFIMGLQTSVSYKNFTLNMTFDWRNGGDFVSQTYRYGEEHGNSQLFLDKLTNPGNMKGQELRDYLVAHQDQLIIPSGNKFPLVGGPTPEYNGYPFAYGPYVLPYGGVFIPGVRASGYDANGNPTGYTENLGNTGTLTLPYAASTTWAFTRAFLFPASYLKLREVSLSYELPQRLISRAKLQRASVSVYSRNIILWTAAKIGIDPENAYQPSTTIQGSGMQFKQGIERYNVTPWAIPVGAKLNVTF; encoded by the coding sequence ATGCGCAAGAAATTTAAACGATCATTTATATCAGCCGGATTATTGCTGGCCGGATTGTGCTGCAGTCATAGCTTGCAGGCACAGCATCCCCGGCCTGCAGCCATCGGCATTATCAAAAACGAACAAAATGAAATCCTTCCGGGAGTAATGGTGAAAATGGAGAATGCGACCAACAAGGTACTCGCCAACACCACCACCAATGAAAAGGGTATCTTCACCTTCAGCAAACTGCCTGCCGGTGGGCCTTATCGTTTTGTTTTTACCCAGATGGGTTATGCGCCGGATACACTGGGCGGCTATCTGATCAATGACTCCAGCAAGCTGTCGCTGTCGGTTGTGCTGAAAAAAAAAGTGGAAGAGCTCAGCCAGGTACTCGTTACCGCCTTGGGCATTAAGCGCGAAAAGAAAGCGCTGGGTTATTCCGTAGAAGAACTGGGCGGCAAAGAATTCAGCCGGGTTAACCAGGAGAACCTCCTCAATTCCATCTCCGGTAAAGTGGCCGGCGTTACTATCAACTCCACAGGAGGTACCGGTTCTTCCGTAAGCATGATCATCCGCGGTGCCACTTCCCTCAGCAGCGATAACCAGCCGTTGTTTGTAGTAGATGGCGTTCCTCTTGCCAATACTGTCAACAATATCAGTCAGATCGGGAAAGACAATATGGTAGATTATGGCAACGCCATTTCCGATATCAACATGGATAACATTGAAAGCGTTACCATCCTGAAAGGCCCCAGTGCTGCTGCATTGTATGGATCAAGGGCAGGCAACGGTGTGGTATTGATCACTACCAAAAGCGGGAAAAAAGTGAATAAGGTAACAGTAGATGCTTATGTAAGTTCCGTTTTCGATATCCCCTACAAATACCTGAAATGGCAGCACAAGTTCGGCGCAGGCCAGTTTTCAGGCATCCCTGTTTCCCGTAGCGGCAACATGCTTACAAATCCTTTCGGCTCCATCATACAGGAAAACGTAGATGCTACTTTCGGCGCAGAACTGGATATGGGTTATGACGAAGTACAATGGAACAGCCCGAAAGATCAGAATGGTAAACCTATTCCAACGCCGCTGGTATCGCATAAAGATAACGTGAAGAATTTTGTCAATACCGGCATCACCACTGTTGCGGGCGCCTCTATTGCGAATAACAACGATAAGGTCGCCTACCGGTTGTCTTATACCAACATGTCTAACAAAGGCATTATTCCCAACACCAACCTTTATAAAAATTCGCTGAACCTGAATACCAGTTTACAGGTAAATTCAAAGTTCAGTATCAGCACCAATATAGATTTCAGCCGCAATAATTCCTCCAACCGTCCTGCGGGCGACCGGGGCGCCAACCCGCTACAGGCCGTATACAGCATTTCTCCGCATATTGATGTACGCGACCTGAGAGATTACTGGATGCCAGGCCAGGAAGGAATACAACAGCGCACACAGTACAACGGCGTTTTCAATAATCCCTATTTCCTCGCGTATGAAGTAAAGAATGGTTTTGTAAGAGACCGCGTGTTCGGGAATATACGGGCCGATTGGAAAATACTTCCTTCCCTCAGCCTGATGGTAAGATATGCCCTGGATACCTATGATGAGAAACGGGAGACGAAAATATCCAACAGTTATCTCAATAATCCGGGTGGCGCATACGGCATCATCAACCTGGCTAACTATGAGCGGAATATGGATATGTTGCTTACTTATAAAAAAGACATTCATAATTTTGACTTTACACTCTCAGCCGGCGGTAATATGCGCTATCAGAATGGTAAGAACATCACTACTTCTACCAAAGACGGTACCGGGCTGAATACGCCGGGAGTGTTCACCATACAGAACATCTCTCCTGCCAACCTGAACTACCTGAGCAGCAGATACGAAAAAGGTGTCAACAGCGTATACGGCATGCTGAACGTGGGTTATAAAGGAATGGTTTATCTGGATGTAACCGGCCGCAACGACTGGTCGAGCACCCTTCCCAATGCAGTTTCTTACTTCTATCCATCCACCTCACTAAGCATATTGCTGAATGAAATTGCCGGCATTACTTCCGACAACATCAATATGATCAAACTCAGGGGTGGCGCCGCACAGGTAGGTAACGATGCCAGTCCTTATCAGCTGGTAGCCACTTTGAGCAGCATCGGTTCCTGGGGCGATATAGCGCGCCTCTCCACTTCCGGTACTTTACTGAATCCTTATCTGAAGCCCGAAATCGCCACTTCCTACGAAGGCGGCGTGGATATAAATCTCTTTCGCAACCGGCTACGCTTTGCCGGCACCTGGTATATCGTAGAAAACAAAAACCAGATCTTCAATCCTAAAACACCTCCGTCGTCCGGTTATTCTTCCCGGAGTATTAACGCAGGGCTGTTAAGGAGCCGTGGTATAGAGCTAACACTGGGCGGTACGCCGGTAGCAACATCGCGCTGGAGATGGGATGTGAATGTGAATTTTACCCGGAACAGAACGAGGATTATTTCTCTTCCTAATGATCTTCCTTATTATACTTTATGGGAAGAAGGGAAAGGCGGCGCATGGACTTATGTAGGTGAAGACATTGGCGACATCTATGATGCACAGGTAGTAACGGTAACGGATAAGTCATCTCCCTACTATGGTTATCCATTACTCGACAATAACGGCAAGTGGCAAAGTATCGATGCTATCAATACACGTAATAAAATAGGAAACTTCAATCCTGATTTCATCATGGGATTACAGACATCTGTTTCCTACAAGAATTTCACGCTTAATATGACCTTCGACTGGAGGAACGGGGGCGACTTCGTCTCCCAAACATACCGTTATGGCGAGGAGCATGGCAATTCCCAGCTGTTCCTCGACAAGCTGACGAACCCTGGCAATATGAAGGGCCAGGAGCTGCGGGATTATCTCGTGGCACATCAGGATCAGCTGATCATTCCATCGGGCAACAAGTTTCCGCTGGTAGGTGGTCCTACACCGGAATACAACGGTTACCCTTTTGCCTACGGACCCTATGTACTGCCATATGGCGGTGTATTCATTCCGGGAGTACGGGCTTCGGGGTATGATGCCAATGGTAACCCTACCGGCTATACGGAGAACCTGGGCAACACCGGAACGCTGACCCTGCCTTATGCCGCCAGCACTACCTGGGCCTTTACCCGGGCTTTCCTGTTCCCGGCATCGTACCTGAAATTGAGGGAAGTGTCGCTGTCGTACGAACTGCCCCAACGATTGATCAGCCGCGCAAAGCTGCAGCGGGCAAGCGTATCAGTATACAGTAGAAATATCATCCTCTGGACAGCCGCCAAAATCGGCATCGATCCGGAGAACGCCTATCAGCCATCGACCACCATTCAGGGCTCCGGTATGCAGTTCAAACAGGGAATAGAACGGTATAACGTAACGCCCTGGGCGATTCCGGTTGGCGCAAAACTGAATGTAACTTTTTAA
- a CDS encoding SusD/RagB family nutrient-binding outer membrane lipoprotein, whose product MKTVSKSIILSIGLLCFTVTSCRKDLISMNDNPNGANPATINPNLVLSTVLTTAGMQIVTLGYQDMAGVMQHTQKDGWTSTHNEYDWSGSNSWTEYYDILRNNQLVYNRAIATGSELHQGVSLVMKSLLFGLITDLWGDAPYTNALKGQEGGTDNTLPAFDPQQTIYTGILADLEKANTLLSKPKSAYTNPIDAVDVYYQGDPTKWRKMANSLALRYYMRLSEKLPDVAKAGIEKIVANPTQYPLILDVNGGEDATMSFPGNSNADSWPANAAYDTDSSNYRRLKMCATLVNSLQAKNDPRLGVWANKVQCFLLVDDTKPAGTGNVYKPTDTIVNGEQRKVRYISPDVLASKGLTLKDINQDVNYVGLPPAIAGPAVYNLSPDANQASRNPHVSWLNDIYRQAKGPLLKARIISAAEVHFILAEAAAIKGWAAGDAATHYNAGVQASFSVWGLSGSAKAYLAQTAVKFNNTQEQIIEQKWIASWTAAAEAWFDYKRTGYPKLKAGPFAKGPVMPVRLYYMLDERNLNKTNVATALDRLEVTTYSSYGANGTKNSPWSKPWVIQGTGKPW is encoded by the coding sequence ATGAAAACAGTCAGCAAATCCATTATACTCAGTATCGGGCTGCTTTGCTTCACCGTCACTTCGTGCCGGAAAGACCTGATCAGCATGAACGACAATCCCAACGGCGCCAATCCCGCCACTATCAATCCCAACCTCGTATTATCGACCGTGCTCACCACCGCAGGGATGCAGATCGTGACGTTAGGCTACCAGGACATGGCGGGCGTGATGCAGCATACGCAGAAAGACGGATGGACCTCCACGCACAACGAGTACGACTGGTCCGGCTCTAACAGCTGGACGGAATACTATGATATTCTCCGTAACAATCAGCTGGTTTACAACCGGGCCATCGCCACCGGCAGTGAGTTGCATCAGGGAGTATCACTGGTGATGAAATCCCTCCTCTTTGGCCTGATCACCGACCTCTGGGGCGACGCGCCCTATACCAATGCGCTGAAGGGCCAGGAAGGTGGTACAGACAATACTTTGCCGGCTTTTGATCCGCAGCAGACTATTTACACCGGTATATTGGCGGATCTGGAAAAAGCCAACACCCTGTTATCGAAACCCAAAAGCGCGTATACTAACCCCATAGACGCCGTTGACGTCTATTACCAGGGAGACCCCACCAAATGGCGTAAGATGGCAAATTCGCTGGCTCTACGCTATTATATGCGGCTTTCTGAGAAGCTTCCGGATGTGGCAAAGGCGGGTATCGAAAAAATAGTAGCCAATCCAACACAGTATCCGCTTATACTCGACGTAAACGGAGGTGAAGACGCTACCATGTCGTTCCCCGGAAACAGCAATGCGGATTCATGGCCGGCCAACGCGGCCTACGACACCGACAGCAGTAATTACCGTCGCCTTAAGATGTGTGCTACACTGGTAAACTCGCTGCAGGCAAAGAATGATCCGAGGCTGGGCGTATGGGCCAATAAAGTACAGTGTTTTTTACTGGTAGATGATACCAAGCCGGCTGGTACCGGAAATGTATACAAGCCCACGGATACTATTGTAAACGGGGAGCAGCGGAAAGTGAGGTATATATCGCCTGATGTACTGGCATCGAAGGGACTGACACTGAAAGACATCAATCAGGATGTAAACTATGTAGGATTGCCGCCGGCCATTGCCGGGCCTGCAGTGTATAATCTCAGTCCGGATGCGAATCAGGCATCCCGCAACCCGCATGTATCGTGGCTGAACGATATTTACCGACAGGCCAAAGGTCCGTTGCTGAAGGCGCGTATTATTTCCGCAGCAGAAGTGCATTTCATATTGGCCGAAGCGGCTGCCATCAAGGGATGGGCTGCCGGCGATGCCGCCACTCATTACAACGCAGGCGTACAGGCTTCGTTCAGCGTATGGGGCCTGAGCGGCAGCGCAAAGGCTTACCTGGCACAGACAGCGGTGAAATTCAATAATACGCAGGAGCAAATCATCGAGCAGAAATGGATTGCCAGCTGGACGGCCGCCGCAGAAGCCTGGTTCGATTACAAACGGACGGGGTATCCCAAACTCAAAGCCGGGCCGTTTGCCAAAGGCCCTGTGATGCCGGTGCGGCTGTACTATATGCTGGACGAGCGCAATCTGAATAAAACCAACGTAGCCACGGCGCTCGACCGCCTGGAAGTGACCACTTATTCATCTTACGGCGCCAACGGTACAAAAAATAGTCCATGGTCCAAGCCCTGGGTTATACAAGGAACCGGAAAACCGTGGTAA
- a CDS encoding FecR domain-containing protein, giving the protein MASSLIEKFLRGECNDEEQALVKEYLSLHPEALQPYLTEESWQSFCTTQQLPAETSGKMLSVIAQQTYQRPSSGRRFIAWAAALLLLVSGGAWWIVAHRRPVTVIASKVPAPVAAHDSVSMKEIVNQGHAVLQITLKDGSKAELTPGSRIRYSEPFSPTNRDIYLNGEALFRVAPDKARPFTVYAGTLGTTALGTVFRVIAWDDKKTARVQLLSGKVVVKSVNSRTREIYLLPGQTLDYDRRKMTAHVNTISRTPVPAAVPMATLSFRNEPLTNIFRQLGEQYHVKIQYPEKALEGMNFTGAFDGNKESLNDFLNTIGILNGLTIKQKDHVIYIAP; this is encoded by the coding sequence ATGGCTTCTTCACTTATAGAAAAGTTTCTGCGGGGCGAATGCAACGATGAGGAGCAGGCCCTGGTAAAAGAGTACCTCTCTCTTCATCCGGAGGCATTGCAGCCTTACCTGACGGAAGAAAGCTGGCAGTCGTTCTGCACTACGCAACAGTTGCCCGCCGAAACTTCCGGCAAAATGCTCTCTGTAATAGCGCAGCAAACTTATCAGCGTCCTTCTTCCGGACGGCGGTTCATTGCCTGGGCGGCGGCCCTGCTCCTGCTTGTCAGCGGCGGAGCATGGTGGATTGTTGCCCATCGTAGGCCCGTTACCGTTATTGCGTCGAAAGTACCTGCCCCCGTAGCTGCTCACGATAGTGTAAGCATGAAAGAGATCGTAAACCAGGGGCATGCGGTGCTGCAAATCACCTTAAAAGATGGTAGCAAAGCTGAGCTAACACCGGGTAGCCGTATCCGTTATTCCGAACCATTCAGCCCTACCAACAGGGATATTTACCTGAATGGAGAAGCGTTATTCCGCGTTGCCCCCGATAAAGCCAGACCATTCACCGTATATGCAGGTACGTTAGGTACCACTGCGCTCGGCACCGTATTCAGGGTAATCGCCTGGGATGATAAGAAAACAGCCCGCGTGCAATTACTCAGCGGTAAAGTAGTGGTAAAATCAGTCAATAGCCGTACCAGGGAAATATACCTGCTACCAGGGCAAACACTGGATTACGATCGTCGTAAAATGACAGCCCACGTGAATACCATCTCACGGACACCTGTACCAGCAGCGGTTCCTATGGCTACCCTCTCCTTCCGGAATGAGCCACTGACAAATATTTTCAGGCAGCTTGGTGAGCAATATCATGTAAAAATACAATACCCTGAAAAAGCCCTGGAAGGTATGAATTTCACCGGCGCTTTCGATGGCAACAAAGAATCGCTCAACGATTTTCTGAATACAATCGGCATTTTAAACGGTCTTACTATCAAACAAAAAGATCATGTTATTTACATAGCACCCTGA
- a CDS encoding sodium:solute symporter codes for MNQLPLIDLAIIVIYLAGMVLAGVWFSRKNKNAAQFTTASGTIPGWALGLSLYATFLSSNTFLGVPGKSFGSNWNSFVFSLSMPLAAFIAAKYFVPFYRKSGEVSAYTHLEHRFGPWARTYAMVCFILMQLARMGAVFFGVALALQALTGLGMSTIMIVTGVCIIIYTVLGGMEAVIWTEVLQGIVKTAGALLILWLVVSGMNNGLGDILRIGTAEHKFSLGSFDPADFSHATFWVVFLYGFFINLNNFGMDQNYVQRYHTARSEKEAVRSIWLCVYWYVPVSMVFFFIGTSLYAYAQQHPELLLPLKQQVAAERNIPLQQLLPADYADKVLPWFMVQKVPKGLMGLIVAAILSAAMSTVSSGMNSTATVFLKDIYQRYIRKDTTAAGEMKVLHITTALTGLLAIVFGIAMIGVKSILDMWWELSGIFAGGMLGLFLLGMISRTKNAAAVTATVTGLIVILWMSLSKYLPPYLRSPLHANMIIVVGTLSIFLAGTLLTRLQRLKPS; via the coding sequence ATGAACCAATTGCCTCTGATTGATCTGGCTATCATCGTAATTTATTTAGCGGGTATGGTATTGGCGGGAGTTTGGTTTTCGCGTAAGAATAAAAACGCAGCACAGTTTACCACTGCGTCAGGTACTATCCCGGGATGGGCATTGGGACTATCGTTGTATGCCACCTTTCTGAGCAGTAATACATTCCTCGGTGTACCGGGTAAGTCTTTTGGCAGCAACTGGAATTCGTTTGTTTTCAGTTTGTCGATGCCGCTGGCGGCCTTTATCGCCGCAAAATATTTTGTGCCATTTTACCGCAAGAGCGGCGAAGTAAGTGCCTATACTCATCTCGAACACAGGTTTGGTCCCTGGGCACGCACTTACGCAATGGTATGTTTTATATTGATGCAGCTCGCGCGCATGGGCGCCGTATTTTTCGGCGTGGCGCTGGCTTTGCAGGCGCTTACAGGATTGGGCATGAGTACCATCATGATCGTCACCGGCGTCTGCATTATTATATACACGGTGTTGGGAGGAATGGAAGCGGTGATCTGGACGGAGGTATTGCAGGGAATTGTGAAAACAGCCGGCGCCTTACTCATCCTGTGGCTGGTGGTATCGGGTATGAATAATGGTTTGGGAGATATTTTACGCATCGGTACTGCGGAACATAAATTTTCGCTGGGTAGTTTCGATCCGGCCGATTTCAGTCATGCTACCTTCTGGGTGGTATTCCTGTACGGGTTCTTTATTAACCTGAATAATTTCGGTATGGATCAGAACTATGTACAGCGTTATCATACCGCCCGCTCTGAAAAGGAAGCGGTACGCAGCATCTGGCTTTGTGTATACTGGTATGTGCCGGTGAGTATGGTGTTTTTCTTTATCGGCACCTCGCTGTACGCCTATGCACAGCAACATCCGGAATTGTTGCTGCCACTGAAACAACAGGTGGCTGCTGAAAGGAATATACCACTACAACAGCTGCTGCCGGCAGACTATGCCGATAAAGTATTGCCCTGGTTCATGGTACAGAAAGTACCTAAGGGATTAATGGGACTGATAGTGGCCGCTATCCTGTCGGCCGCCATGAGCACGGTCAGCAGCGGGATGAACAGTACCGCCACCGTATTCCTGAAAGATATATATCAGCGTTATATCCGTAAGGATACTACTGCTGCCGGAGAAATGAAAGTATTGCATATCACCACAGCGCTAACCGGACTGCTGGCAATCGTTTTCGGCATTGCCATGATCGGCGTTAAAAGCATACTGGATATGTGGTGGGAGTTATCGGGCATATTCGCCGGTGGTATGCTGGGACTGTTCCTGCTGGGCATGATATCCCGCACGAAGAATGCTGCGGCGGTAACCGCTACTGTAACAGGACTGATCGTTATACTTTGGATGTCGCTGTCGAAATATCTGCCGCCGTACCTGCGCAGCCCGCTGCACGCCAATATGATCATTGTGGTAGGCACGTTGTCTATTTTCCTGGCAGGCACATTGCTGACACGTTTGCAGCGATTGAAACCTTCCTGA
- a CDS encoding RNA polymerase sigma-70 factor produces the protein MENIVQDIINGNIESFKVVYHTYHSKLYFYVLKCTHSAYIAEETVQLTFILLWEKRARLSTSYSISTQIFRIGKSVMTDQLRKQEVRTRHTQMLIRDTAGRHAETDITIKEELQRVYHHIEQLSPTRRNIFKLSRFEGLPHKEIARQLSISPKTVENHIVRAIRKLKEQL, from the coding sequence ATGGAAAATATCGTACAGGATATTATCAATGGGAATATTGAAAGTTTCAAAGTGGTATATCATACCTACCACTCCAAACTTTATTTCTATGTACTGAAATGTACGCATTCCGCCTACATTGCAGAAGAAACTGTACAACTTACCTTTATTCTTCTCTGGGAAAAAAGAGCCAGGCTATCTACTTCCTACAGTATCTCTACGCAAATATTCCGTATAGGCAAAAGCGTTATGACAGATCAGCTGAGGAAGCAGGAAGTCAGAACCCGGCACACTCAAATGCTGATCAGAGATACTGCAGGCAGGCATGCTGAAACAGATATTACAATAAAGGAGGAACTGCAGCGGGTGTATCATCATATAGAACAGTTATCGCCCACCCGGCGGAATATCTTTAAGCTGAGCCGCTTTGAAGGGTTGCCGCACAAGGAGATAGCGCGGCAATTATCTATTTCTCCGAAGACTGTAGAAAATCATATTGTCAGAGCTATCCGGAAGTTGAAAGAGCAACTTTAA
- a CDS encoding AraC family transcriptional regulator produces the protein MNQLSTHTPVTWILPDQLKRKLEKHSLGSNLFITSIGIYPEQSKREWNESTGSSVYTLIYITHGKGKLISGKKQYPIQPNQYLVMPPDIPFNCRPDEADPWCMYTAQFSGRLAGDITGYLGNNIRPRSIPPLVGRIAQFDDILHHLDLMNNIENLLYANFRFYSFLGTFRLSVFNYMKKGTENIIEQCIQIMKQRLDQPLTLADLSAATRLSASYLSALFKAQTRYSPIQLFTSLRMQKASQLLKESKLTIKEIAAEMGYPDPYTFSRSFKLMMGVSPKQFRGSH, from the coding sequence ATGAATCAACTTTCCACGCACACACCTGTCACCTGGATATTACCGGATCAGCTAAAACGCAAGCTGGAAAAGCATTCCCTTGGCAGCAACCTGTTTATCACCAGCATAGGAATATACCCCGAACAAAGTAAACGCGAATGGAATGAATCAACAGGATCATCCGTTTATACCTTAATATATATAACACATGGAAAAGGAAAATTGATATCAGGAAAAAAACAATACCCCATTCAACCGAATCAATACCTGGTGATGCCGCCTGACATTCCTTTCAATTGCAGGCCCGACGAAGCTGATCCCTGGTGCATGTATACGGCGCAGTTTTCCGGCAGGCTGGCAGGCGATATAACAGGCTACCTGGGCAATAATATCAGGCCCCGCAGCATTCCGCCACTGGTGGGAAGGATTGCTCAGTTCGATGACATCCTGCATCATCTGGATCTGATGAATAACATCGAAAATCTGCTATACGCCAATTTCCGTTTCTATAGTTTTCTCGGCACTTTCCGTCTTAGTGTTTTTAATTATATGAAAAAGGGTACCGAGAACATTATTGAACAGTGTATCCAGATCATGAAACAGCGGCTGGATCAGCCATTGACACTAGCCGATCTTTCGGCTGCCACAAGGCTGTCGGCCTCGTATCTGTCGGCCTTATTCAAAGCCCAGACGCGCTACTCTCCTATACAGCTGTTTACTTCATTGCGGATGCAGAAAGCCAGTCAGCTGTTAAAGGAAAGTAAGTTGACGATTAAAGAGATTGCCGCTGAAATGGGATACCCCGATCCGTATACGTTTTCGCGCTCTTTCAAACTGATGATGGGGGTTTCACCCAAACAGTTCAGGGGGAGCCACTAG
- a CDS encoding sigma-70 family RNA polymerase sigma factor produces the protein MSTSLYNPQHDENDLWAGLCEGSRDAFGEIYRRYFPLLFRYCARFTADRALVMDALQDLFSQLFLQRTGLARNVNVKSYLMVAARRKLFRCLEQPVQPSLDDNAVQEFALELSPESMLIHRQHSELTSRLLQQKLNALTQRQKEAIYLRFYENLSYEEIADIMLLKEVKYARTLIYRAIDTLKELLTPGEAALMLH, from the coding sequence ATGTCTACCAGCCTTTATAATCCTCAGCACGACGAGAACGACCTGTGGGCGGGGCTTTGTGAGGGCAGCCGGGATGCCTTCGGGGAGATATACCGGCGTTATTTTCCGCTGTTATTCCGGTATTGTGCCAGGTTTACAGCGGATCGTGCGCTGGTAATGGACGCATTGCAGGATCTGTTTTCACAACTGTTCCTGCAACGCACAGGCCTCGCCCGCAACGTGAACGTGAAAAGCTACCTGATGGTAGCCGCCAGGCGTAAGCTGTTCCGCTGCCTGGAACAACCGGTACAGCCGAGTCTTGACGACAACGCTGTACAGGAATTTGCACTCGAATTATCGCCCGAAAGTATGCTGATTCACCGGCAACATTCGGAGCTGACCAGTCGTTTATTGCAACAGAAGCTGAATGCCCTTACGCAACGGCAGAAAGAAGCTATTTATCTTCGTTTCTACGAAAACCTCTCCTATGAGGAGATTGCCGACATTATGTTATTAAAAGAAGTGAAGTACGCCCGTACCTTAATATATAGGGCTATAGACACTTTAAAAGAACTACTCACACCAGGCGAAGCCGCGTTAATGCTACACTAA
- a CDS encoding dihydrodipicolinate synthase family protein — protein MQKKFVPVMITPFNLKAKIDLEMVEQLIDFYLEAGVKGFFANCLSSEMYSISEDERLELTRHVVRYVNGRVPVVATGSFGLTIADKAQFTKRIYDTGVDSVIMITGHFANVDESDNVLLQRFDELFSLTDNIPLGLYECPAPYKRIITPEILRTLLSTNRLIYHKDTSCDVENVRAKLAVTAGSRLEFYDAHTPNAVASMQMGAAGMSSISGNFYPEILVWLCQHVEDESRQEDVQWIQSELQRVDPLIHIAYPLSAKYFLQQRGIPVRTISRAQALELTPAQKEVLQQIHHDFMGWCERLQIKAVTAGALSAH, from the coding sequence ATGCAAAAGAAATTCGTACCTGTGATGATCACGCCTTTCAATCTGAAAGCTAAGATCGATTTGGAAATGGTAGAACAGCTGATCGACTTTTACCTTGAAGCCGGCGTCAAAGGCTTTTTTGCCAATTGTTTATCTTCCGAGATGTATAGCATCAGCGAAGACGAACGCCTGGAGCTTACCCGGCATGTTGTCCGGTATGTAAATGGCCGCGTACCGGTAGTAGCCACTGGTTCCTTCGGCCTGACCATCGCTGATAAAGCACAGTTCACAAAACGTATATACGATACCGGTGTAGATTCGGTGATCATGATCACCGGCCACTTTGCCAATGTGGATGAATCCGACAACGTGCTGTTGCAGCGTTTTGATGAATTATTCTCACTGACAGACAACATCCCGCTGGGGTTATATGAATGTCCCGCTCCTTATAAGCGGATTATCACACCGGAAATCCTCCGTACTTTACTTAGCACTAACCGGCTGATCTATCATAAGGATACTTCCTGTGATGTTGAAAACGTACGGGCGAAACTCGCTGTAACAGCGGGAAGCCGGCTGGAATTTTACGATGCACATACACCCAATGCCGTTGCCTCCATGCAGATGGGAGCTGCGGGAATGTCGTCGATCTCCGGTAATTTCTACCCTGAAATACTCGTGTGGCTGTGCCAGCATGTGGAAGACGAAAGCAGGCAGGAAGATGTTCAGTGGATACAGTCAGAGCTGCAGCGGGTAGATCCGTTGATTCACATCGCCTATCCGTTGAGTGCGAAATATTTTCTGCAACAAAGAGGAATACCGGTACGTACTATCAGCAGAGCACAGGCGCTGGAACTGACACCTGCGCAGAAGGAGGTATTGCAGCAGATCCACCACGATTTTATGGGCTGGTGCGAGCGTCTGCAGATAAAAGCAGTAACCGCCGGTGCACTGTCGGCACATTAA